The Pseudomonas fluorescens genome includes a window with the following:
- a CDS encoding DUF3203 family protein: MLERIDKDNTCHIKTANGTKLRPARELVIITDPDKAMSAVEVNGDLVHLTEAEVDALTVAGATDKRKHLKATDSGSVI; encoded by the coding sequence ATGCTTGAGCGAATCGACAAAGACAATACCTGCCACATCAAAACCGCCAACGGAACGAAGCTGCGCCCCGCCAGAGAGCTGGTCATCATCACTGACCCGGACAAGGCCATGTCAGCCGTTGAAGTCAATGGTGACCTGGTCCATCTCACCGAAGCCGAAGTGGATGCCCTGACCGTGGCCGGCGCGACCGATAAGCGCAAGCACCTGAAGGCTACCGACAGCGGCTCGGTGATCTGA
- a CDS encoding SDR family oxidoreductase, whose protein sequence is MDKVIVITGGGRGIGAATALLAAELGYRICINYQSDESAAQDVLEQVRAKGAQAIAVRADVSIEDEVIGLFDRVDAELGRVTALVNNAGTVAQKSRLDEMSEFRILKIMKTNVLGPILCAKHAVLRMSPRHGGQGGSIVNVSSVAARLGAPGEYVDYAASKGALDTFTIGLSKEVAGEGIRVNAVRPGYIYTDFHALSGDPDRVSKLESAIPMARGGRPDEVAEAIIWLLSDKASYATGTFVDLGGGR, encoded by the coding sequence GTGGATAAAGTCATCGTCATCACCGGTGGCGGCCGCGGAATCGGGGCGGCCACGGCGCTGTTGGCTGCCGAGCTGGGTTATCGGATCTGCATCAATTACCAGTCCGACGAAAGTGCCGCGCAGGATGTGCTCGAACAGGTCCGGGCCAAGGGCGCGCAGGCGATTGCCGTGCGGGCCGACGTGAGCATCGAAGACGAAGTGATCGGCCTGTTCGACCGGGTGGACGCCGAGCTTGGCCGTGTCACCGCCCTGGTGAACAACGCCGGCACGGTCGCGCAGAAATCCCGGCTCGATGAAATGTCCGAATTCCGCATTCTCAAGATCATGAAGACCAACGTACTGGGGCCGATTCTTTGCGCCAAGCACGCGGTGCTGCGCATGTCGCCCAGGCACGGCGGGCAGGGTGGCAGCATCGTCAACGTCTCGTCGGTGGCCGCGCGCTTGGGCGCGCCGGGGGAATACGTCGATTACGCGGCCTCCAAGGGCGCGCTGGACACCTTCACCATCGGCTTGTCCAAGGAAGTGGCCGGCGAAGGCATTCGCGTCAACGCGGTGCGTCCCGGCTACATCTACACCGATTTCCATGCCCTGAGTGGCGACCCGGACCGGGTCAGCAAGCTGGAATCAGCGATCCCCATGGCTCGGGGCGGGCGTCCGGATGAAGTGGCCGAAGCGATTATCTGGCTGCTGTCGGACAAGGCTTCGTATGCGACCGGGACGTTTGTGGATCTGGGGGGTGGGCGCTGA
- a CDS encoding Dyp-type peroxidase, with translation MSYYQPGILATPVPPQARHLFFALESVEALPAALDKLRLLLDNRAVIGFGESLVQALGAQVEGLRAFPALAGVGVDNPSTQHALWCWLHGEDRGELMHRSRAIEAALAPALRLVQMNETFRHMTGHDLTGYEDGTENPHDEAAIAAALAQGADGVRGGSFAAIQQWQHDLDGFAAMQPHERDNIMGRRLSDNEELDDAPESAHVKRTAQESFAPEAFVVRRSMPWIEGDRAGLMFLAFGFSLDAFEAQLRRMSGLEDGITDGLYRMSRPITGGYYWCPPLLDGRLDLRVLAR, from the coding sequence ATGAGTTACTACCAGCCCGGCATTCTCGCCACCCCTGTTCCGCCTCAGGCCCGTCATTTGTTTTTTGCCCTGGAATCGGTCGAGGCATTGCCGGCTGCGCTAGACAAACTCCGGTTGTTGCTCGATAACCGTGCCGTGATCGGCTTTGGTGAATCGCTGGTCCAGGCGTTGGGCGCCCAGGTCGAGGGCCTGCGGGCTTTTCCGGCGCTGGCCGGCGTGGGTGTGGACAACCCCTCGACCCAACACGCGTTGTGGTGCTGGCTGCACGGCGAAGACCGTGGCGAGCTGATGCACCGCAGTCGCGCCATCGAGGCGGCGCTGGCCCCGGCGCTGCGCCTGGTACAGATGAATGAAACCTTCCGCCATATGACCGGCCATGACCTGACCGGCTACGAAGATGGCACCGAAAACCCTCACGACGAGGCTGCCATCGCTGCCGCCCTGGCCCAGGGCGCCGATGGGGTGCGCGGTGGCAGTTTCGCCGCGATCCAGCAATGGCAGCACGATCTGGATGGTTTCGCGGCGATGCAACCCCATGAGCGCGACAACATCATGGGTCGTCGCCTGAGCGACAACGAAGAACTCGACGACGCGCCGGAATCGGCCCACGTCAAGCGCACCGCCCAGGAAAGCTTCGCCCCGGAGGCGTTCGTGGTCCGTCGCTCCATGCCGTGGATCGAAGGCGACCGTGCGGGGCTGATGTTCCTGGCGTTCGGTTTCTCCCTCGATGCTTTCGAGGCACAACTGCGCCGCATGAGTGGCCTGGAAGACGGTATCACCGATGGCCTGTATCGCATGAGCCGGCCAATCACCGGCGGCTATTACTGGTGCCCGCCGCTGTTGGACGGACGTCTGGATCTGCGCGTCCTGGCCCGGTAA
- the mapR gene encoding GntR family transcriptional regulator MpaR (MapR regulates genes involved in Pseudomonas quinolone signal (PQS) production and anthranilate metabolism): MKRYEKFADDIAELIRSGMLGPGQRVPSVRYASQTYGVSPSTVFQAYYLLERRGMIRARPRSGYFVNTHAPSPFSEPAISSQVHESTEVDVSELVFSVLDSIKDPATIPFGSAFPSPTLFPLQRLSRSLSSATRDMDPRMVVTDMSPGNPQLRRQIALRYMVGGLMLPMEELLVTNGALEALNLCLQAVTEPGDLVAIEAPAFYASLQVLERLKLKAVEIPVHPRDGIDLDVLAQTLERHPIKACWCMTSFQNPMGATMPEERKQALVELLSRHQVPLIEDDVYAELYYGQQAPKPAKAFDTEGLVMHCGSFAKSLAPGYRIGWVAAGRYAQKIERLKLMTSLCASMPAQAAIADYLQHGGYDRHLRKLRYALEEQQSAMLAAIARYFPAQTRVSQPAGGYFLWLELPEQMDSLKLFQMALAQGISIAPGPIFSPTRRFRNCIRLNYGSPWTEASEKAMETLGRIIRSF, from the coding sequence ATGAAACGCTACGAGAAATTTGCCGACGACATCGCTGAACTGATCCGCTCGGGCATGCTGGGGCCAGGTCAGCGCGTGCCGTCGGTACGCTACGCCAGCCAGACCTACGGTGTCAGCCCGTCCACCGTATTCCAGGCCTATTACCTGCTGGAACGACGCGGCATGATCCGGGCCCGGCCGCGCTCCGGCTACTTCGTCAATACCCACGCGCCGAGCCCGTTTTCGGAGCCCGCGATCAGCAGCCAGGTGCACGAGTCCACCGAAGTCGACGTCAGTGAGCTGGTATTTTCGGTCCTTGACTCGATCAAGGACCCGGCCACCATACCGTTCGGCTCGGCATTCCCCAGCCCGACACTGTTCCCACTGCAACGGCTGTCCCGTTCACTGTCCAGCGCAACACGGGACATGGACCCGCGAATGGTGGTCACGGACATGTCGCCAGGCAACCCGCAACTGCGCCGACAGATCGCCCTGCGCTACATGGTCGGCGGGTTGATGCTGCCCATGGAGGAACTGCTGGTCACCAACGGCGCCCTGGAAGCGTTGAACCTGTGCCTGCAAGCCGTGACCGAGCCCGGCGACCTGGTGGCGATCGAAGCGCCAGCGTTCTACGCCAGCCTGCAAGTGTTGGAGCGTCTGAAGCTCAAGGCCGTGGAAATTCCCGTCCACCCGCGCGACGGCATCGACCTGGACGTGCTGGCGCAGACTCTGGAACGCCATCCGATCAAGGCCTGCTGGTGCATGACCAGCTTCCAGAACCCCATGGGCGCGACCATGCCCGAGGAGCGCAAACAGGCGCTGGTCGAGTTGCTGAGCCGTCATCAGGTGCCGCTGATCGAGGACGACGTGTACGCCGAACTCTATTACGGCCAGCAGGCCCCCAAGCCCGCCAAGGCGTTCGACACCGAAGGCTTGGTGATGCATTGCGGCTCGTTCGCCAAGAGCCTGGCGCCGGGTTATCGCATCGGCTGGGTAGCCGCTGGGCGCTACGCGCAGAAGATCGAACGGCTCAAGCTCATGACCTCGTTGTGCGCCTCGATGCCGGCCCAGGCCGCCATCGCCGACTACTTGCAGCACGGCGGCTACGACCGTCACCTGCGCAAACTGCGCTATGCCCTGGAGGAACAGCAAAGCGCGATGCTCGCCGCCATCGCCCGCTACTTCCCCGCCCAGACCCGGGTCAGCCAACCGGCGGGGGGTTACTTCCTGTGGCTGGAGCTGCCGGAGCAGATGGACTCGCTGAAATTGTTCCAGATGGCCCTGGCCCAAGGCATCAGCATCGCGCCGGGACCGATCTTTTCACCGACCCGGCGTTTCAGGAATTGCATTCGCTTGAACTATGGCAGTCCGTGGACCGAGGCCTCGGAAAAAGCCATGGAGACGTTGGGGCGGATTATTCGATCGTTTTGA
- a CDS encoding aldo/keto reductase → MRTLELAGVSVPVIGQGTWRMGEEPSHHKKEVAALRLGIELGMNLIDTAEMYAEGGAETVVGEAITGLRDQVFLVSKVYPHNASRKGIPLACERSLRRLDTDYIDLYLLHWRGQYPLAETVEAFERLREEGKIGRWGVSNFDVDDLEELASPACATNQVLYNLQERGIEFDLLPWCQQRRMPIMAYCPVGQGGHLLKDHTLGQIAERHRATPAQIALAWLLRQDNVIAIPKAVKPEHVRLNAEAANLKLEPQDLAALDLIFPQPRGKQRLAMV, encoded by the coding sequence ATGAGGACGCTGGAATTGGCGGGTGTGTCCGTACCGGTAATCGGCCAGGGCACCTGGCGCATGGGTGAAGAACCGTCCCATCACAAGAAAGAAGTCGCCGCCCTGCGGTTGGGGATCGAACTGGGCATGAACCTGATCGACACCGCAGAAATGTACGCCGAAGGCGGTGCGGAGACCGTCGTTGGCGAGGCGATCACCGGCCTGCGGGACCAGGTTTTCCTAGTGAGCAAAGTCTACCCTCATAACGCCAGTCGCAAAGGCATTCCCCTGGCCTGCGAACGCAGCTTGCGCCGGCTCGACACCGATTACATCGACCTTTATCTGTTGCACTGGCGCGGGCAGTACCCGTTGGCAGAAACCGTCGAAGCGTTCGAACGCCTGCGCGAAGAAGGCAAGATCGGCCGCTGGGGTGTGTCGAACTTTGACGTCGATGACCTCGAGGAGCTGGCCTCGCCGGCCTGCGCCACCAATCAAGTGCTGTACAACCTGCAGGAACGCGGCATCGAATTCGACCTGCTGCCCTGGTGCCAGCAACGGCGCATGCCGATCATGGCCTACTGCCCGGTCGGCCAGGGCGGGCACCTGCTCAAGGATCACACCCTGGGACAGATCGCCGAACGCCATCGCGCCACACCGGCACAGATCGCACTGGCCTGGCTGTTGCGCCAGGACAATGTGATTGCCATTCCCAAGGCCGTGAAGCCTGAGCATGTGCGTTTGAATGCCGAAGCGGCCAACCTCAAGCTGGAACCGCAGGACCTGGCCGCCCTCGACCTGATATTTCCCCAGCCCCGGGGCAAGCAGCGGTTGGCGATGGTCTAG
- a CDS encoding DUF4174 domain-containing protein — protein sequence MLIRSLTFATLLAIAGPLFAADGDSPLVADAGRARPLIVIAPSTVDPAWVSLKKALDEPAGKQGFSERNMVLYTVLNTIGQRDGKDLDPQSTMALIRSLKLGAGAQTKIILVGKDGEKKLEHSGAIELKDLFDTVDKLPAAEKEATPPAPPPAPEPAPAKDAKGAKAGKAVKPPAAVKPLDD from the coding sequence ATGCTCATTCGGTCGTTGACCTTCGCTACCTTGCTGGCCATCGCCGGCCCCCTGTTCGCTGCCGATGGCGACTCACCCCTGGTGGCGGATGCAGGCAGGGCACGCCCCCTGATCGTTATCGCGCCGAGTACGGTCGACCCGGCCTGGGTCAGCCTGAAAAAGGCCTTGGATGAACCAGCAGGCAAGCAGGGTTTTTCCGAGCGCAACATGGTGCTCTACACCGTGCTCAATACCATTGGGCAGCGCGATGGCAAGGACCTGGACCCGCAAAGCACCATGGCGCTGATCCGCTCCCTCAAGCTGGGCGCCGGGGCTCAGACCAAGATCATCCTGGTGGGCAAGGACGGGGAAAAGAAGCTTGAGCATTCCGGGGCGATCGAATTGAAAGACCTCTTCGACACCGTCGATAAACTCCCCGCCGCGGAAAAAGAAGCGACACCTCCAGCCCCACCACCCGCGCCAGAGCCTGCACCGGCCAAGGATGCGAAAGGCGCCAAGGCTGGCAAGGCAGTCAAGCCGCCGGCTGCGGTGAAGCCGTTGGACGATTGA
- the ccoG gene encoding cytochrome c oxidase accessory protein CcoG yields MSDRIPVQLIQTFEPAPSKIKARTTDNLIHTRSFTGLFRTLRISGAGVLFLLFFGTVWLDWGGRQAVLWDLSESKFHIFGATFWPQDFILLSALLIIAAFGLFAITVFAGRVWCGYTCPQSSWTWIFMWCEKITEGERNQRIKLQAAPWGLNKLLRRSAKHTLWLAISLLTGLTFVGYFTPIRPLAEELLTLQMAGVSLFWVLFFTAATYLNAGWLREAVCMHMCPYARFQSVMFDKDTLTISYDAARGEIRGPRKREANPANIGLGDCIDCQMCVQVCPTGIDIRDGLQMECIGCAACIDACDSIMDKMGYARGLIKYTSEHQLQGGKTHLLRPRLIGYTTVLLVMTGALVVALMQRPMVSLDVSKDRGLFRENSAGQIENIYSLKIINKTQQRQDYQLSLVDGDGFILQGKTQLSLAPGEIVDVPVSVAMLSERPGKGSQAMTFKVVDSDEPDIYSIAKSRFVAPMNR; encoded by the coding sequence ATGAGCGATAGAATCCCCGTCCAGTTGATACAGACCTTCGAACCCGCGCCGTCGAAAATCAAGGCCAGGACCACCGATAACCTGATCCACACCCGCAGCTTCACCGGCTTGTTCCGCACCTTGCGCATCAGCGGTGCGGGGGTTCTGTTCCTGCTGTTCTTCGGCACGGTGTGGTTGGACTGGGGCGGCCGCCAAGCGGTGCTCTGGGACCTTTCCGAAAGCAAATTCCACATCTTTGGCGCGACCTTCTGGCCCCAGGATTTCATCCTGCTGTCGGCCTTGCTGATCATTGCCGCCTTCGGCCTGTTTGCGATCACCGTGTTTGCCGGTCGCGTGTGGTGCGGCTACACCTGCCCGCAGAGTTCCTGGACCTGGATCTTCATGTGGTGCGAGAAAATCACCGAAGGCGAACGCAACCAGCGGATCAAACTGCAGGCCGCGCCCTGGGGCCTGAACAAACTCTTGCGCCGCAGCGCCAAGCACACGCTGTGGCTGGCCATCAGCCTGCTCACCGGCCTGACGTTCGTGGGGTACTTCACGCCGATCCGCCCCCTGGCCGAAGAACTGCTGACCCTGCAAATGGCCGGCGTGAGCCTGTTCTGGGTGCTCTTCTTTACCGCAGCCACCTACCTCAACGCCGGCTGGCTGCGTGAGGCGGTGTGCATGCATATGTGCCCCTATGCACGCTTTCAGAGCGTGATGTTCGACAAGGACACGCTGACTATTTCCTACGACGCGGCCCGTGGTGAAATCCGCGGCCCACGCAAACGCGAGGCAAACCCGGCCAATATTGGCCTGGGCGACTGCATCGACTGCCAGATGTGCGTGCAGGTCTGCCCCACCGGCATCGACATCCGCGACGGCCTGCAGATGGAATGCATCGGCTGCGCGGCCTGCATCGATGCCTGCGATTCGATCATGGACAAGATGGGCTACGCCCGTGGCCTGATCAAATACACCTCCGAACATCAGTTGCAGGGCGGCAAGACTCACCTGCTGCGACCTCGGCTGATCGGCTATACCACCGTGCTGCTGGTGATGACCGGCGCGCTGGTCGTGGCGCTGATGCAACGCCCCATGGTGTCGCTGGATGTCAGCAAGGACCGTGGCCTGTTCCGCGAAAACAGCGCAGGCCAGATCGAGAACATCTACAGCCTGAAAATCATCAACAAGACCCAACAGCGCCAGGACTATCAGCTGTCCCTGGTGGACGGCGACGGCTTCATCCTGCAAGGCAAGACCCAACTGAGCCTGGCCCCGGGGGAAATCGTCGATGTGCCGGTGTCGGTGGCGATGCTCAGCGAACGGCCCGGTAAAGGCTCCCAGGCAATGACGTTCAAGGTCGTCGACAGTGACGAACCGGACATCTACAGCATCGCCAAGAGCCGTTTTGTCGCACCGATGAATCGTTGA
- a CDS encoding aldose epimerase family protein — protein MLESRQLLTALGVSLMIATSASHAAGLTNERGSFGKTDDGTAVEKFVLRNSHGMEATVITYGGILQSLSVPDKNGKAADIVLGFDDVQGYQKNGSVYFGATIGRFGNRLADGAFELDGKRYQVPQNDHGNSLHGGPQGFDKRVWKAQPHDGKDSVGVTLTYVSPDGEMGFPGTLKTDVTYSLNEQNELRIEYKATTDKPTVLNLTNHSYFNLAGAGNGDILEQLATLHAAHYTPVTGKLIPTGELAPVAGTPMDFTQPTAIGTHIKADHPQLKFAEPKQGGFDFNWALDAKGDVSKLAAEVYDTNSGRRLQLYTTEPGVQFYTSNFLDGTVKGKQGKVYPHWGAFTLETQHYPDSPNQPNFPSTRLDPGQTYTQTMVLKFSAK, from the coding sequence ATGCTTGAATCCAGACAACTGCTTACGGCCCTCGGAGTGTCTCTGATGATCGCCACCTCGGCTTCCCACGCTGCCGGCCTGACTAATGAACGCGGTTCGTTCGGCAAAACCGACGACGGCACGGCGGTGGAAAAATTCGTGCTGCGCAACAGTCACGGCATGGAGGCCACCGTTATCACCTACGGCGGCATACTCCAGTCATTGAGCGTGCCGGACAAAAACGGCAAGGCCGCCGACATCGTGCTCGGCTTCGACGACGTGCAGGGTTACCAGAAGAACGGCAGCGTGTATTTCGGCGCGACCATCGGCCGCTTCGGCAATCGCCTGGCCGACGGCGCCTTCGAGCTGGACGGCAAGCGTTACCAGGTGCCGCAGAACGACCATGGCAACTCCTTGCACGGCGGGCCGCAAGGGTTCGATAAGCGCGTCTGGAAGGCCCAGCCCCATGATGGCAAGGACTCGGTGGGCGTCACCCTGACCTACGTGTCACCCGATGGTGAGATGGGCTTTCCCGGCACGCTGAAAACCGACGTCACCTACAGCCTCAACGAACAGAACGAATTGCGCATTGAGTACAAAGCCACCACCGACAAACCCACGGTGCTGAACCTGACCAACCACAGCTATTTCAACCTGGCTGGGGCCGGTAACGGCGACATCCTCGAGCAGCTCGCCACCCTGCACGCAGCCCACTACACGCCGGTCACCGGCAAGCTCATTCCCACCGGCGAACTGGCCCCCGTGGCCGGTACACCGATGGACTTCACCCAACCCACCGCCATCGGCACCCATATCAAGGCCGATCACCCACAACTCAAGTTCGCCGAACCGAAACAGGGCGGCTTCGATTTCAACTGGGCGCTGGACGCCAAGGGTGACGTGAGCAAACTGGCCGCAGAAGTGTATGACACGAACTCCGGACGCCGCCTGCAGCTCTACACCACCGAGCCTGGCGTGCAGTTCTACACCAGCAACTTCCTCGACGGCACCGTCAAGGGCAAGCAAGGCAAGGTCTATCCGCATTGGGGCGCGTTCACCCTGGAAACCCAGCACTACCCCGACTCGCCCAACCAGCCGAACTTCCCTTCGACACGGCTTGATCCGGGCCAGACCTACACCCAGACCATGGTGTTGAAGTTCTCCGCGAAGTAA
- a CDS encoding sulfite exporter TauE/SafE family protein, with protein sequence MDFGNVGLVVAGLVVGFIVGMTGVGGGSLMTPILLWFGINPATAVGTDLLYAAITKSGGVLVHAKNRNIDWAITGWLTLGSVPAVGLTLWFLSSLHSSPDAMNAVIKQALGFVLFATALAILFKKRLLQFAHDRAGGHYNPTGTRLNVLTVITGLVLGTMVALTSIGAGALGTVALFILYPFLVTKRLVGTEIAHAVPLTLVAGLGHASMGNMDWHILGFLLIGSLPGIYLGSHLSGRISDELLRPCLAVMLAMIGFKLAF encoded by the coding sequence ATGGATTTCGGTAATGTCGGTTTAGTCGTTGCAGGCCTGGTGGTCGGCTTCATCGTTGGGATGACCGGCGTCGGCGGTGGTTCGCTGATGACCCCGATCCTGTTGTGGTTTGGTATCAACCCTGCGACGGCGGTGGGTACGGACCTGCTGTACGCAGCCATTACCAAGTCTGGCGGTGTCCTGGTTCATGCAAAAAATCGCAACATCGACTGGGCTATCACTGGCTGGCTGACGTTGGGCAGTGTGCCGGCAGTCGGCTTGACGCTGTGGTTTCTCAGCAGCCTGCACAGCTCCCCCGACGCCATGAACGCGGTGATCAAGCAAGCCTTGGGCTTTGTGTTGTTCGCCACAGCCTTGGCGATCCTGTTCAAGAAGCGTTTGTTGCAATTCGCCCATGACCGTGCCGGCGGGCACTACAACCCCACTGGCACGCGCCTCAATGTGCTCACGGTCATCACCGGCCTCGTGCTGGGCACCATGGTCGCCTTGACCTCCATCGGCGCTGGCGCCCTGGGCACCGTTGCGCTGTTCATCCTCTACCCGTTCCTGGTCACCAAGCGCCTGGTGGGCACCGAGATCGCCCACGCCGTGCCGCTGACCCTGGTGGCTGGCCTGGGCCATGCGAGCATGGGCAACATGGACTGGCACATCCTGGGTTTCCTGCTGATCGGTTCGTTGCCGGGGATCTACCTGGGCAGTCATTTGTCGGGCCGTATCTCCGACGAGCTGCTGCGCCCCTGCCTGGCGGTGATGCTGGCGATGATCGGGTTCAAGCTGGCGTTCTAG
- a CDS encoding IS110 family transposase codes for MQTLLSQKFTAYIGIDWADTKHDVCLQVAGQAQRCFSVIRHNPEAIDQWAHALYQRYGGPIAIAVELDKGPLIAALQKYDFFCLFPINPATLAKQRKAFVPSGAKDDPSDAQWALELLLKHPDRFPLQEKQSPAIRSLASLTEHRRTLVDERVRTSNRLVCMLKQYYPLALELFHDHDTQVFCDFLERWSTLETLKRARPTSVLKFLNAHNVRHAELNQQRLALILKATPLTEDPGIVTPSALYVRTLASQLSGMLVAIKQFDAAIEETANTLADYSLFKSLPGAGQQLAPRLMVAFGEQRDRFKDAGAMQRYAGIAPVTERSGKKKIVRWRYQCSTFLRQTFVEWAAHSINQSVWAGAYYRQQKAKGCSHQAALRALAFKWIRIVYRCWNAGSQYDESVYLQALARHDSPLIRAPEATKAC; via the coding sequence ATGCAAACGCTCTTGTCTCAGAAATTCACTGCTTATATCGGAATTGATTGGGCCGATACCAAACATGACGTCTGCTTGCAGGTTGCTGGGCAAGCCCAGCGGTGCTTCTCGGTCATCCGACACAACCCCGAAGCTATTGATCAATGGGCTCATGCGCTGTATCAGCGTTATGGCGGTCCTATCGCCATTGCCGTGGAGTTAGACAAAGGACCGTTGATAGCGGCCCTGCAAAAATATGATTTTTTTTGTTTGTTCCCAATCAACCCCGCCACCTTAGCCAAGCAGCGTAAGGCCTTTGTTCCCAGCGGTGCGAAGGACGATCCGAGCGATGCCCAGTGGGCACTTGAGCTATTGCTCAAGCATCCCGACAGATTTCCCCTGCAGGAGAAACAAAGTCCTGCCATACGCTCTCTGGCTAGCTTGACTGAACATCGGAGAACCTTGGTTGATGAGCGGGTAAGAACCAGTAATCGGTTGGTTTGCATGCTCAAGCAGTACTATCCGTTGGCGCTGGAGTTGTTCCACGACCATGACACACAGGTGTTTTGTGATTTCCTGGAGCGCTGGTCGACGTTGGAAACACTTAAACGTGCTCGGCCTACAAGCGTTTTGAAGTTTCTTAACGCGCACAATGTTCGCCATGCAGAACTCAATCAGCAGCGCCTGGCCTTGATCCTCAAGGCCACGCCGCTGACAGAGGATCCGGGGATTGTTACCCCTTCAGCGCTGTATGTGCGGACCCTGGCATCGCAACTGAGTGGGATGCTGGTGGCGATCAAGCAGTTTGATGCGGCGATCGAAGAAACGGCCAATACCCTGGCCGATTACAGCCTCTTCAAATCCTTGCCTGGAGCCGGGCAACAGCTTGCACCACGGCTAATGGTAGCTTTTGGTGAGCAACGTGATCGCTTCAAGGATGCTGGTGCTATGCAGCGATATGCCGGGATCGCTCCGGTTACCGAGCGCAGTGGCAAGAAGAAAATCGTTCGCTGGCGCTATCAATGTTCAACCTTTTTGCGCCAGACATTTGTCGAGTGGGCTGCCCACAGCATCAATCAATCGGTATGGGCAGGGGCGTACTATCGCCAGCAGAAGGCCAAAGGCTGCTCTCATCAAGCAGCCCTGAGGGCACTGGCTTTTAAATGGATCAGGATCGTTTATCGGTGCTGGAATGCTGGATCCCAGTATGACGAGAGCGTCTATTTACAAGCCTTGGCCCGCCACGACTCGCCTTTGATAAGAGCACCGGAGGCAACGAAAGCATGTTGA
- the ampC gene encoding class C beta-lactamase: protein MPIARSILAGIFFLVCGTPVSFAQERIEDTVNAVIQPLMKQQDIAGMAVAITHNGQRQFFNFGVAAKDTKKPVTEQTLFEIGSVSKTFTATLGAYAQAQGKLSLSDPASRFAPELRGSTFDGISLLNLATYTAGGLPLQFPTEADHPDRMFSYYTTWKPLYPAGTQRLYSNPSIGLFGYLAARSMGRPFDEVMERTLMPGLGLKHSYVRVPQDQMGRYAQGYAKDGKPVRVGPGALDAEAYGVKTSSSDLIRFVEANLQPEKLDADLHKAIATTHTGFYSVGGMTQGLGWEFYPYPLGLDTLLAGNAPQMAMTPNKVEPLDPPRPAPDNAWINKTGSTNGFGAYAAFVPGKNMGIVLLANKNYPIEERVKAAHRILTALEAQ, encoded by the coding sequence ATGCCAATTGCCAGATCGATACTCGCCGGGATTTTTTTCCTGGTCTGCGGAACGCCCGTAAGCTTTGCCCAGGAACGCATTGAAGACACGGTCAATGCCGTCATCCAGCCCTTGATGAAACAACAGGACATCGCGGGCATGGCGGTAGCGATCACGCACAACGGCCAACGGCAGTTTTTCAATTTTGGCGTCGCCGCCAAGGATACGAAAAAGCCGGTCACCGAGCAGACCCTTTTCGAAATCGGCTCGGTCAGCAAGACCTTCACCGCGACACTGGGCGCCTATGCCCAGGCCCAGGGCAAACTGTCCCTGTCGGACCCGGCCAGTCGCTTCGCCCCCGAGCTGCGTGGCAGTACCTTCGACGGCATCAGCCTGCTCAACCTCGCCACCTATACCGCCGGTGGCCTGCCGTTGCAGTTCCCCACCGAGGCGGACCATCCGGACCGGATGTTCAGTTACTACACGACCTGGAAGCCGCTCTACCCGGCCGGCACCCAGCGGCTCTATTCAAACCCGAGCATCGGCCTGTTCGGCTATCTGGCAGCACGCAGCATGGGGCGGCCATTTGACGAGGTGATGGAGCGCACACTGATGCCAGGGCTGGGCCTCAAGCACAGCTATGTGCGGGTGCCGCAGGATCAGATGGGCCGATACGCCCAGGGCTACGCAAAAGACGGCAAGCCCGTCCGGGTCGGGCCTGGCGCGCTGGATGCCGAGGCATATGGGGTGAAAACCAGTTCATCGGACCTGATTCGCTTCGTCGAGGCCAACCTGCAGCCGGAAAAACTCGACGCCGATCTGCACAAAGCCATCGCCACCACCCATACCGGGTTCTATTCGGTTGGCGGGATGACCCAAGGGCTGGGCTGGGAGTTCTACCCTTACCCGCTCGGCCTGGACACGTTACTGGCCGGCAATGCACCGCAGATGGCCATGACGCCGAACAAGGTAGAACCGCTCGATCCGCCCCGCCCTGCACCGGACAATGCCTGGATCAACAAGACCGGCTCGACCAACGGGTTTGGTGCCTACGCGGCTTTCGTGCCCGGTAAAAACATGGGCATCGTGCTGTTGGCGAACAAGAATTATCCGATTGAGGAGCGGGTGAAGGCGGCGCACCGGATCCTGACGGCGCTGGAAGCGCAGTAG